In Pseudomonas rhizosphaerae, one DNA window encodes the following:
- a CDS encoding AMP-binding protein: protein MTPADLYERLDKTPANHLPLTPLGFLDRAALVHPTRAAVVYGSITRTWAQTRERCMRLASALVARGLGVGDTVSILCPNTPAMLEAHFGIPLCGAVLNTINCRLDAEGVAFILKHAESKAILVDREYAGMVAVALELLEHPPMVIDIDDPFAPLGPSIGVVGYEELLASGDPYFEGVWPVDEWQPIALNYTSGTTGDPKGVVTSHRATYLMSVLQMTNWPLPRAPRYLWTLPMFHANGWCFTWAITAAAGTHVCMRKVNADAVFDAIDTHGVDHFCAAPVVMAMIADARDRAPLRAPVRVLTAGSPPPASVLSAVVALGFDVDHVYGITEVSGTPVSCVWQDGWDALTDGEQRALRVRQGARAATFEGLMVADPDTLVPVPHDGVTTGELLLRGNTVMMGYLKNASATAKAFERGWFHTGDVAVVHEGGYVQITDRSKDVIISGGENISSIEIEDVIHCHPSVLHAAVVAQPDDKWGEVPCAFIELKAGAVVPSSADLIAFCQTRLAKFKCPRYVIFTELPKTATGKIQKFLLRERAGSRAAISRLASGG, encoded by the coding sequence TGGTGTACGGATCGATCACCCGGACCTGGGCGCAGACGCGCGAGCGTTGCATGCGTCTGGCCAGCGCACTGGTCGCCAGAGGGCTGGGCGTCGGCGACACGGTCTCTATCCTGTGCCCCAACACGCCGGCGATGCTTGAGGCGCACTTCGGCATACCACTGTGCGGTGCGGTGCTGAACACCATCAACTGTAGGCTCGATGCCGAGGGGGTGGCATTCATCCTCAAGCATGCCGAGTCCAAGGCCATCCTGGTGGACCGCGAGTACGCAGGCATGGTGGCCGTTGCGTTGGAGTTACTTGAACACCCACCGATGGTGATCGACATCGACGACCCCTTCGCCCCCCTAGGCCCGTCAATTGGTGTGGTGGGCTATGAGGAACTGCTCGCCAGCGGCGACCCGTATTTCGAAGGCGTCTGGCCGGTCGATGAGTGGCAACCCATTGCACTGAACTACACGTCCGGTACCACCGGGGATCCCAAGGGCGTCGTTACCAGCCACCGCGCAACTTACCTGATGAGCGTGTTGCAGATGACCAACTGGCCGCTGCCACGCGCTCCACGTTATCTGTGGACGCTGCCGATGTTCCACGCCAACGGCTGGTGTTTCACCTGGGCGATCACTGCGGCTGCAGGCACCCACGTGTGCATGCGCAAGGTCAATGCCGACGCCGTGTTCGACGCGATCGATACGCACGGCGTGGATCATTTCTGCGCCGCACCGGTGGTCATGGCAATGATCGCCGACGCACGTGATCGCGCACCACTGCGTGCCCCTGTCCGGGTGCTGACAGCCGGCTCCCCTCCGCCGGCATCGGTGCTCAGCGCCGTGGTCGCCCTGGGCTTCGATGTGGATCACGTCTACGGGATCACCGAAGTGTCCGGTACGCCTGTCAGTTGTGTCTGGCAAGACGGTTGGGACGCCTTGACCGATGGCGAGCAGCGCGCATTGCGTGTCCGACAAGGCGCCAGGGCCGCGACGTTCGAGGGGTTGATGGTGGCCGATCCGGACACCTTGGTCCCGGTGCCGCACGACGGGGTCACCACGGGTGAGCTGTTGCTGCGCGGCAACACTGTAATGATGGGATACCTGAAGAACGCATCAGCCACTGCCAAGGCATTCGAGAGAGGATGGTTTCACACCGGAGACGTCGCGGTGGTGCATGAAGGCGGCTACGTGCAGATCACCGATCGCTCCAAGGACGTCATCATCTCGGGCGGTGAGAACATCTCCTCGATCGAGATCGAGGATGTCATCCACTGCCATCCCAGCGTCTTGCATGCTGCCGTGGTGGCCCAGCCCGACGACAAGTGGGGCGAAGTGCCCTGTGCCTTCATCGAGCTCAAGGCAGGCGCTGTCGTACCCAGCTCCGCAGACCTCATAGCGTTCTGCCAGACGCGCCTGGCCAAATTCAAATGCCCGCGATACGTCATCTTTACCGAACTGCCGAAGACGGCAACGGGCAAGATTCAGAAATTCCTGCTGCGCGAACGCGCCGGCAGCAGAGCGGCCATCTCAAGGCTTGCATCCGGGGGGTAG